The following nucleotide sequence is from Paralichthys olivaceus isolate ysfri-2021 chromosome 22, ASM2471397v2, whole genome shotgun sequence.
CATTTCTTTATAACTCTTCTGttgcctttttatatttctttattctcttgtctactTTATTCTAACGTGCCTGCTGCCGTAACAAATTAATTTCCCcggtgtgtggatcaataaagttttgtcTTATCCTATCTTAATTAAACATAGTTTGGGGCCAATCATGGGTTTCTCCTGGTGAAAGATCATGTAGTGTGTGTCTCCCTGTTAATAGTCATTAGTGTATTATGACGTCAGCTTTAGTTTTCAATGGTGAATCTGATAACCATAGGTTGAACTGACTACAAACTAATTTTAAAGAGAGATATTGACTTGGACACAACAAAGAACACAATAATATGTTATGTGCTATTTTGTTGTCaagtcatttcagtttttaatgactttctttgctcttttgccctccatcctctctcagGTCTCCACATTCTGTACTGAGGCACTGACCATCTGTAACTCTCTGCTTCACCCCCGTAATCTCTCAATCGCCCTCCCCTTACCACCTCTCACCTTGAAACCCACATCCACCACAGCagtcctctcatcctctcaagGACCTACCCCTGGACTTACTTTGCCAACCCTTTTAGGAGGCACCGCCCCTGGTCCCCCTTTCACTACCCGCCACTCCCTCAGCCTTGGCCCAACTTCCCTCCTGGGCTCGCTTGAGAACCACCTCTCTCTGGTTCCGGGGCTGTCAAGCCAGGCCCCCACCCCAGGAGACATGATTCTATCCCCGCATGCACACCATCTGCCAGACCAGGCTGGGCTTGGGCCCCCAGAAGGGCAGAGACCTGTGTTTGTGCGTTATGataaagaagaagcagaggatgtGGAGATCTCTTTGGCCAGTGACTCAGATGACAGTGTGGTCATCGTTCCTCCAGGGATGCTCAACATGGAAAACCAGCAGGAAGACACAGCCGTTGCAACAAACTCCCAGAATGTGGCTTCTGTTGCACCAGGGGGCTCCACAGTCACGCTACCAGGAGGAGAATGTGTTACCATGATTCCTACCACAGCAGCACCAACCACAGTAGATGGCGCCTCGCTTTCCAACAATCTAgccacctcctcccctctcctcaccaCTTCCACCGCTCCCATAAGCTCCTCAGTGGTTTCTCTGGTTCCACCTATGAACTCTAGCACTCTCACAGCTCCACCAGGCAGTCTGGGGGACTCAATGCCTGGTAGACCACAGCTCCAGCAGATGCTAATGCAGCCCTCCACACCAGGCCAGCCCAGTGCCATGGGTCTACCACTTCAGTTGCACCAGCTTCAGAATCAGCTGAGTCAACAGGGTAGGCATCTTCACCAGCATCAGCCTCCCACTGCCACAAGTGAAGATTCAGCCATCATAAACATAAACAGCaccgatgaggaggaggaagaggaagacattgaggatgatgaagagctggaagaggaagggatggatgaggaggatgaggaggaagaggtgagtGATTTTGCTGAGGAGGAGTTCTATGATGGAGAGGAGTATGAGGATtatgatgaagaagaaggagaagagctggaggaagaggaggaggaggaagaggatggcgACATACCTCCATTAGAAGGAGCAGAAGACAAGGCAGGAGAGgtggggaaggaggaggggaaagtGCTCCAGGCAGCAGTGGATAAAGGAGGGATTGCTGGATTTAGTGTCGAGGGAGATAATGAGGGGGGGATAGAAGAGATTCAGACCAACAGAGTGCTATTTGGAGAGGAAAGGATGAAAGTCCAGGAGGTGGAGAGCATTGGTGTCCTGGAGGAGGCGCGGGCAGGTGAGGACGATGAAAGCGAAAGGATGGATGACCCTACCATGCCACAGATACTGTGTGTCACCGGAGGAGCACtggagaagagggaggacacagaggagcaggaagggggagcaggaggaggagttaTACAGGAAGAGGCGAGCTTGTGGGAGCAAGAAGCCAGTGAGATTGAGCCAACAGTCTCCTCAGAAGAGCGcacaaccaatcagagtcagCAGGTACTTAccacagttttttattttcacctctgATCAGGgatgtgcacagacattttgggGGCCAGGGGCTCAAGTGGGAAAATTGGCACTTATTGAAAGGacataatcatttatttaaaaaaataattatctaAAACAAAAAGTTGCATATAGTAGAACATCTCTGACttacttaatttattttattacccTCACACTCATGCAATTGTTAAATACTTGTCagttcacacagagacattatCTTCTTTGGTATTCACTAGGTTTATCACAAGAACAGACAACAAAGGAACCAACGTTGCATCTGGATGTATTTAAATGTAGCACATCCACAATTTCCTATATACTCGCACATAGCTGCGTTTTCATCAGTTCATATtagttaataaaacatgatctctttttatttagaaagtgcttAAAAAGTATTATAGACTGTTACTGTCGGTTgtgctgtaatttacaaaataaggttttcaattcaTAAATCAGACTACATCAGTAAGTGTatgacagtggtcagtgctctccacactgatttcacattcattcagtttagatATATGTGCTGCACCTAAGGCttaaaaggacaaactctgattaTAGCCTTTACTGTATCAAGGTGGCCCCGCCTGGCACCACCACTGCATGACTCCACTGGTCAACTAGTgactctgatgttttctaatcaccCACACGttgaactgatctttataaagacctgctgaattcatatttatgttcctggataaacggggCGTGGCGTCTTCTGCAACAATTAAGTTAAAACACTGCGCTGTGtcttaaccctgatgtcctgactgtgcagttACGTTATGTCTCGTGTTGTGTAGCAGGGTTAAACAAATCTCATAAACTCTAGAATGactcaaacaaatacaaagtagacaggacatgcctgattttttaaatgttacacaAGTGAAAGAAGGCAGTTCTTGAAATTGTTTTAGATTAGAATCTGGGTCAAAGATTGTAAGTGttgaatgctgcactaagatctaAAAGGACAAGGGCAGAGACAAACCCTTGGTCCCAAGCTATGAGAAGGTAATTTGTGACTTTCATCAAGGTGGTCCTCCATGCTGTGATGAGCTCTATACCCTAGACATTATTTTTCCTGAAGAAATTctcacagctgattggctacaacTTTATCAAGGATTTTAGTGAGGAGGGGTAGGTTGGATATCGGTCTGTAGTTGGCTAAAACCGGGTCCGGAGTAGGTTTTTGAGAAGGGACTTAATTACTGCTTGCTTAAAGGACTTTGGTACATAGTACCTCACACTGATGATTAGAATTGTATTCAGTACTATTACTATTAAGTACTTTTTATAAAGAGCATCATTTTTTGAATGGGTTCTAAAATATAAATTGTGGGTTTAGCTGATAATTGAGAAGCTGTCTAAATAAATAACAGGATTCTCAGTTCCTCAAATTTCTGTGCCTGATGATATGCACATCAATTGAGGGATGGCATTTCCTAAGGCACAACATTTTGCCAGCTGTCCGTCTTGGATAATATAGGGGCTGCAACTCATGATTATTTTGATATTAGATTCATCTTTTTGATTAATCGATTATTaatcaaaaaaagacaaaagctatATTTGACCCTTTCCAACTGTTTACTTGAAAAGCAACTTCcatcttcttgtacaatgctgaTTCGACATCTGCAACTTAATTATGATTCCAGatttagatatctacaatttaaTTCTGACTACTCATAATCAGCTATCTTAAATTCACCtaaattcgagataccttaaattaagtttgaacTTGTCATTATGGTGCTGTGAAGTTAATTCTGGATAGTCAAACTTTCAAAGGTCCTCAGTATATACCCCCctctgttgtctttttgttACACTCAAGGTTGATAAAATTAAGCTGGTGTTGTAACTAGGAAACTGAGCTTCTTTATCTCAACAGGAGTCGTGGGCTGAAACAGCACAGGAAGCCAGTGTGAGTGATAACCATCCATGTAGTCATCAGGAGGAACAACCAGCATCTGCTCAAGAAGgagaaactgctgctgcacagcctGAAACCTCAACAGCTCTGAATACTAAAGAACAAGAGGAGACAAATGGAAACAGAGACAACAAAGTGGAAACTGAGCtacaggagacaaagggaggagggggagagagtgatgaagaagaaggcaaaggactgaagaggaagagagaggaagcacACAAGGAGGAAGAGGCGGGACAAAGCACTGAGAAGAAAAAGGTAAAAATTCACAGCTGGTTAAGTATTTTAAGTAAGtcaagaaatattttgtaaTCATCACTTTATTGAGTTCAATCAttaagacacaaaataagagtcTAAGAGtctttaaggttcagtgtgtcgaatttagtgacatctagaggtgaaggtgcatattgcagctgaatacctcaCCCTACCCTTCCCAACATGGAAGAGAACCTGACGTAGACTTCCgatgtcataaaactcaaaagtttttgtttgtccagtctggacgaatgtaaaaaaaaaacaacaaaaaaaacatggcgtctTCCGTAGGGAGACTTGTtcctgatataaatataaagtacccattctagggtaagaaacaacaatttgcacaatttagatgaaacacatcagtgaaaatATCATAATGATTATTTTAGATTCAATTTAGTATTTAGTAATAGATCCCTttcccctaaatcttacacactggacctttaatgctaTAACACCACCATAACCATtagcagtggttcccaaactagGGCCCCCCTGGAAAGCCACAAGACAATAAGAGGGGGTTGTGAAATGATTTCCAGAAATCAGTTCCAATTTAAAATCGATTGTAGCAATAATTGttacaaatgattaaaaaaataatagttaaatgaaaaacatacattttctttgtcCCAAACTGGCCCCTGATTATGACAGATAAGAAGCATCATTTGCAGCAGGTCAGTTAACAGCAACCCATAAAATGTTGCAAGATATGCACGTAGTCGATttccttttttgggggggagggTTACATTTTCTAAACGTTGTCCATACTGCAAATATTTGGACAGTTACACATGTTTTGCTGCAGTACATGTATTTTGACATGGGACAAAAAAACTCAGCTTTTTTGCAGTAGATTTACATCAGCATTAAAATATTCTAAACAATCTACCCACCCCCCAAAACAGTGGATGTTTGAGCAGTTGTCCCTCTGTTTGTCCCTTAGCTGGATGATGAAGCCATGGCCTCCATGTTGGCTGATTTTGTCGCCTGTCCAccagatgatgaagatggtgccTCTGGATCAAACCGCTCATAAACACTTGCCAACCATAACTGTAATGTTATTAAAGTCACCATGAATACTGCTAAGATACTGTATTATTAGTGACACTTTCAAGACTGAGTTACCTCATAACAAGTCCTGTGTAAACATTTTCTGTCATTCTTCAATGTTCACTAGACATTCACTAGTCATTAGACTGGTAGAATGTGGACTCCAGGTTTGTCTTTTAAGGTTGCAGACTTTTAACTTAATCACAAACTAGTTTTACTTGTGGTTTTTCTACAATTCCATTTACTGCCACCCAGCAAGGAGGTGCAGCTCTGTGAAGTGTGTCACTCAAATGCTTTTTGTGTAGAGTACATATGATCCTACAGTGAAGTGTTTTGCTTGGATTTACATGTACCTTTTGTGCACTTCATGTTTTGTTATTACTGGCATGTTCTTTGTTATAAAAAAGTACAGAAAATCCAATTTATGTACAATATTCCAAACTTTCTCACAACAATAAGTAaggtttttgtttattttttttaaagggttgGTTCACTCACTAAACATGACACCATCATCTAAGCTGACAGATATCTGACAACATTTATGAGAAAAACAGAACTGCAAATGGACAAATGCCTctagagagagaggagggagatgtgTCATTAATTTGGATGTCACCTTTGTGACAACTTTACAGCTTCTCTCTTACCATAGTATTCTGTTTCTGTAGAGATACAGAAACATCAGCATACGCTACAGTCcaaaaaacaagacaaggaaATTATACAATCTTCACCAACGGACATCAGTCTAACTGCAGCTTTGGAAATATCAAGCAGAACAAGACGTAACACTAACTTCATGTTTTGCAGAGCTTCTGGTGGTGTGTCACAACCATCTGCTCTTCATTGAAACATTGTGCGGCTGAGAGGCAGCTTTTCCGTTTCACTTTTTCTatgaacacatcaaacacatggGGACATATTCAAAACGAGTTGCTCCTAATGATAAACACaggttgtccagtctggaccCAGACCAACTTTTACTTGGTCTGGTTTTTGGTAGTTACAAACACTGTTATACTGACTGACCAGCATCACAGGGACTCAAATTTTAGCCATGTTCCCTTGTTTCTATCAAGTAGATTCAGAACTAACATTACCAGCATTGTACTTAAACATTAGGAAATAAAAGAGCAAGGCTGCTGtagttcaataactttttttctaaaattttaaaatatgacTCAAAATATTGATGTTCATTACATAAAACCAAAGAGTCAACTACACCATGTCGTTCACAGAGACCTACCTTTTAATCATAcctgacaacaacaaactcGACCTCAACTGCTCAGTTTCCCTAGCCCTTGATAagtgtataatataataataattatagtcATTCCAAATTCCATTCTTTCAAGTGATTTTGTTCAAGGATTAGTGACCACATCACCATTTCAATGCTCTCTGTTCCTTACAGTACTGCTGTTAATAGTTTTcacttattaattaatttcataCAAAGTACAGAAAAAGTATAAGAATGGACAATATGCATTTGGAAGCAAATAATCGTCTATCTTGAATATGAATCATGACTGATTTTAGAAAACTGATTTTCTTTGAGAAGTGTTTGGAAAAACCTTTTCAAACTTTTTGAACTCACGATGCCTGAACCTGAACATTTTAAAGAGGGGGGTGTGGCATCCTCTGTCCTCAATAATGTCCCTTACACAAATTATGTACAACTTCACTCCtttaattaagaaaatatattattcaaATTTTATAAAATGGGACTTTTTGGGACAATTTGCCCTGTAATCAGTATGAATCCTCTCAGCCAATGAGGTGAGCTTATTTATCACTATCAGAACTCTGCAGAATATGTTTAAAAACCAATGACCTATAGTTCATATTCCTACAAAGTCAGTTACTTTTATCGTCATCCATCCTAAGATAGAGTATAAAGCTAAACAAATCGTCCACCACAGTGATGTTGGTAGATTCCCTAGGAAAATAGAATGGCCTACACTTCATGACTAAAATCTCTCGCTGTGGTgaacagttgttgttgttaattTACAGTGAATGTTCAGTCCAGAGTTAAAACAGGGAATGTATTTCTGTTTCCAGAGTTCTGGTCCATTTTAGGTTTAGACCGAAGCAATGGTGGACTGCTCTCTCAATGGAGGAACTCAGAGTTTAGTATTCAGGCTACCAAAGGGCAGAGAAGTTGGCTGATCTGTTTCTACCAAAAAGGAATGGAACAACTAGTTGTTATACAGCTGCAGGAGGTGACATTCATTTGTTGActaagtttgtgtgtgagtgaattgGCAGCAGAACAGGAGTCTGGGAATCACAAGGAGCTTCGCTACGGACCAGGAACCAAACGAGGAAAGGGAAACAGGATTAAACCACAAAGTAGAACATTAACAGCAAGAAATCCATAATCCTGACCAATAATTACTTAAAGACAATCTTTTTTCAGATTCCAGCTTACATATATTCACttaatgtatttctttaaatcctatttctttatttgtagaGCTTATGCTTTTATGCTGCTCTGCAATGTGGCTGTTATCTGACACTGGAGCCCATATAATTGCCCAACTTCCCTTTTTgcaaattgtgtgtgtatgcatgtgcgtgtgttaaTGCTTGTTTGTAAACTACATAGAGGACTGACTGAGACACACCTTAGACCAGGTAACAATTGAACAGGAAGAAGACACTTGTGAGAACTCTTAACACAGGGAAAGAAGATATAAGAGACGGGGTGAGTGGATAAAAGTGGGAAgtataagaaaacaaacagcgaAAGGAAATCCTGAGGAAAAGAAGTGCCCAGTGATACACACTGGACTAAGGTGAgagtttttctcttgtttgttgTCTTCTGAGAATACTGTCCTTCATATCACTATGATTAGTTACtcttaataaaatgtaatgcatATTTGCTGCAATGCAATATTTGCATCAATtgttaaacatttgaaataatggTTCAAGTCAAAACAAGCTGCTTAGATGGGGACACGTCTGGATATGCTCAGGGAGTGGAcctatttaatatattttattctctcACCACACCCTGTTCTTTTGCTGACACTGGTCAGGTATTGGTCTCCAAATGCACAAAGGGGCATAATATGCACATATATGGGAAATTGACTCGGGTGAGTGGAAGGGCCTTATTTTCAGAAATGGAACGTGAGATGGATCCTTGTGTCCTTAAGTACATAGCAGCCACCATTCCAAGCCCACATTTTTGCTGAGGTACATCGGGTGCAATTAGCAATCCTTAAGTATCATGCAGAATGAGCAAAAGTGGGCTGGCTGGCCCTTATTCCAGGTCCATAGCAGCAATGGAGGAAGTCCTGGACAATTTTTGAGAGTCTTTCATATGTACTAGCACCACATTGTGCCTTAACTTAACTTACTCATGCATATTAAAAAAACTGTCCTTCACAGTCACCTGTCATAAAGGGTCATAATGTATATACTTAGCACTCAAACTAAGAGTAATAGCAAAtgcaataaaatatacattagaTGTTGTAGCAGCACCAAACATAATAATGACAACATAATGTATTGTATGtatcaaataacaaatatatgTAACAAGTTTTACCTCAAAATACATAACATGGCCTGAACTTGATCCTCATCTATATCATGATAAATTCTGCAAATATATGTTGCAGTGTGGACAACTCATGAATATGCCACATTAATGTGAGCATAGATGTGACTTGAGGCACATCATGTCTCATCATGCGTGTCTTAGTCACGTACTTCCCCAGGGCTGTCATACCGGTTGTTTCAGGCCAATGTATCTGTTGTTTCATCAGCTTATTTGCATCACTGAGGTTTACATATTCAAAAGTTTTAGTATAACATCATGCTCACATCAGTACATTACTGCCCTCACACAAAtaatgaaagacagaaaaaatagatttttaaatgtttaatagcAAAATTTGGAAAGTGGAAACTGGAGAAAAACTTCATATGAAAGAACGACaattaaaactaattaaaagCATGAAAGAAATTAAtagaaaaatatcacattaaattaaatacatgttACCAAGGCTTAATGATGACGTCCAGGTTGGACAAAACCACCTCGAAGTTAGAATTCGCAGGAAGATTTAATACCAttactaataaaaaaaatacagatatatGGATTCTGGCTTTATTAGTCACAATAAAATGCTTTGGGAactttgtttattatttaaaaagtagATTTAGATTCAAATGTACCATAGATGCTagacataaataaaactaaactcaTAAGAAATTTGATATGTTAATGAtgcatgtgattggctgaaaaaAACCATAAAACATCTCAGCAATGTGAAGCTCACAATCAGCTGAACTGATGAACCCAGATTTAAAAGAGAATTGATAGAGATGGGTTAGGTTAAGGGGAGACAATCCACAAAGTTTCACTCATAGTTTTCCATCTCATACCACCCTTCTCCTGTGCATTTGGCACCGTCCAGCCACTCTGGCCCAGAAACTCTCTGTAATGTAGGTGAAACGGGACCTCATGAAACGGATCATTGACCACCTCACTGACAGGCCACAGGACGTCAGGCTGCTTGTCAGACAGGGTTGTTGGCACACCTCAGGGAGCTGTCCTGTCACCTTTTCTATTCACCCTTCACACCTCAGACTTCAGCTACAACAAAGGAAAGTGCCACCTACAAAAGTTTCATGAGAACTCCTCCATCATCAGCTGCATCACAGATAACAAAGAGGTTGAGAAAGGAGACCTGGTCAGGAGTTTTTTAGGGTGGTGCGGCATAAATCCTCTGCAGCTCAACATCTGGGGGTGCATCTAAACAAAGACTAGTCAGGAAGGGACAGAGCAGGATGTTCCCTCTGAGGGggctcaggttttttttaatgtgtgcacTCGGATGTTTTACCAGTTTGTTGTGGCCAGTGTCATcatctttgctgtggtgtgctGGGGAGGTGGCATAGGGAGCTGTGGCACAATCAAACTCAGTAAGCCATTGAGGAAGGTCATCTCTGTGGTAGGGATGGAACTGGACAGTCTTGTCTTATCGTCTTTTGTCTTATGAGCATGCTACTGtctaaaatattatttgtaATGCTCCGGCACTTTGACTTCCCTTAAAATTTGAAAGGAGATTGCTACATTAAGATTAGGACATTAACTGTAAGGTTAAAAGGTTGAAGTACTGTTATTTGCAAAACAAGCTCACAATTTTCTTACTGAACCCTAACCATGGtctatgtgtgtatgtcagATGGAAGTCTACACTGTAACAGTAGCGACTGGTGCATCTGAGTATTCAGGTACCAACAACTACATCTTTCTTACCCTGGTGGGGGAGAAAGGGGAGAGTGAACGCACCCTGCTTGATAACCCCGGACTGGACTTCTGTCGAGGAGCAGTAAGTATGCCTATGCGAAAGAAGTGCGTAGTTGGAAAGACTCAACTTATctcaactttatttttcagaGTTCATAAAGCTGGACTCAATTACATACACAAtaatttctttgcttttttaacatttttaaatctctgacTTGCAACCCCCCAAGAATGTTCCAAAAGAATCTTTGGTACTAAATCACTGAGTCACTGTTTGTAATGGAAGTCCCCTCCCTGGTCACTGAATGCACTTCCATGTCATAAAAACATTCTGTGATTGCTTTACATTTACCAACAAACGACTCATTCTGGAAATTAATCTTTAACCTAAACTGTATAAAATTAGTCACATGGTTGATATTCTCCATCTCTACATCTTACCAGTTGGCATTTACATTTCATAGTGGATGATAGTTCACTTAAAGGAAATGCATCTACTATTCCTCGAAGTGAATATCCCATCTGAAGGGAGATTTGAGCATTCTAACATAGTTTTAGcgttatctattttatttttatttccctaAATTTGTCAGAGACACCTCTTACAAGAAATATACTGTTGCAATGTGTAGTAGAGACACTAATCATACCCAAACCATAGTTACAACTTGCCTAACCCTTACCTTGTTCCCTTACTAAAACTGTATAACTACTGCTGTACTTTaagctttttgttttgactATTAGCATGTACGTTAGAGCAAGAATCTTCTCTGTCGTCCGATCCATGTTGTTATAAACTCATATATTCAGGTAAAGACAACAGAGGCTCATTGAGTAATTGTTTTATTCAGCCATCATCACCAACTGTGCAGAACCCTCAAACTCCCAGTGCTCTGGTAGAGGGCCTGAGTTTGAGGAAGCAATACACATGCAAATGTGCCAATGTGAGGAGGGCCCTGGGGtagaatgtttgaatgtttcagtCAGCAATTTTTTTGGTTTAAATAAAGTAGCATGTATCTATGGTGGAATGTATAACTACTTCAAAACCTAGCAACAATtacttctttctcctctctcttttttcttcctccaggtGGACCAGTACAAGGTGACTAGTCCTTCTCCTTTAGGCTCCCTGCTACTGGTCAGACTGGAGAAACAGAGGTACTGGGTGGAAGACAACTGGTTCTGTTGCTATGtcacagtggagcatttagaTGGGGACGCATTGGTTTTCCCCTGTTACCGCTGGCTCACAGGAAACGTCAAGGTGGAGATAAGACAGGGAACAGGTAGGAAGATTTCAAGCATTCAGACTCAGCTCCTATGGACAGCTGTAAACATATTATTTAAACATCTATTAGTAAACACTGGTTTACAACCCAGGAAACTTAACAGACCAActtaataaacatttattttttactttacttttttatgttttattgcaTAAGAAGAACtgtatgcaaaaataaatatcagtatATTTTTTACTTGGCATGAgaaattgcatttttaattatttactgtTAATTCCCCCTGTTcaatttgaatattaaaaatataaaatttgtTAAAATACTATTGTTATCAGTTGTTGACTAAACACAGATATTGATATATCTATGTTTCAATATATATTGCATTGTATCATAACACTGACATTATGATGTTTTGGATCTTTGCATGAGGACATTTTTCTATCTGAATTCTGATTTTTAATATAATACCACTGCTCAGATATTTCTCAGATATTTATATTGATACCAAGGAAGTCCTGAGCTTCATTACTCAAGCTAATTTTTTGCATTAGTCTGTATGctcctggtattaacatccaatCTGTATcaagatgaataaaaaactaaatttgcaTTTACACTGCATTTACTGGAAAGCAATAGTTTGCCCTGTGGAGGCTAGCTGCAGGGGTAATGCCCACCATCAGGTTGTGCGGTagaacatacaagggatattctcttgtcctgtgttataAAATGGGACATTGTTTAGTTTATAAAGGCATAGATGTAATAGTGTCCGATCTACTCAGCGGGCTACATGGCTTTCATAATAaggccatacaagccagtagccagtcagatttacctttagcctcagcgtaccctcaagtTCAGCCTGTATTGttgattacaaggccaaaacagTGACAACTGAGGTTATTTCTATAACATCCGCTGGCAGCCGCTAACACCTGCTTACATTCACTGttagttggtaacttaaattgtgcagaagaccttaaAACGTACAATTGATAGTCACCATCTAGTACTATTTTCTTAAACTTATTCATTTGTCCAGGCTACTTACCACTGATGGCAAACACTGCAGCTTAAGTACTGTGAAAGACCTTGAGATAAGTACTAAGtaaaaaaatctgttcagtaaGATGAGTGCACAACCaaagactaccacaggttctttttcatgtttggaaggggaaggagaggtgaggggtgtgacatgaaatttcaacactagatatcacaaaattctacacactgtacctttaagatatCAAGGGGCGCCCCTGCTCTGATAGCATTTGGTCACTAGTTGCACCATTGGGGCACCACAAACAAGAACAGTCCATCGATGACTACATTAAACATTCTTTCGAAAAACAGTGGCTGAGACAAAGCATATGAAGTCTAAAGTCTACCATTTTTTAGCAGATAGAGAAGTGTCACCCAGATTTGTTGGAACCATGTTGACAGATTAATTGGCTGACATGACTAAGAGTTAAATTTTACAGAGGTTTTGTTACGAACTGTGACGCATCTTCTGTCACAGAGAGCTATTTTATTGGAGTGACCAATCCTGAAGCCCAAATGATTTAGGTCAAAGATG
It contains:
- the pelp1 gene encoding proline-, glutamic acid- and leucine-rich protein 1 — protein: MATSTWLHGPSAMRLTEGLVSVLKEHRPEYVPALLASYREHGVFPTQGASAVGGLVGFSNAKLGSSKTRFEGLCLLSMLVKDSSSYLFEQHCLSWLRSLQQVIQSQAPVQTIQLAVNILKDLLQYSSQLAELAREVGLNSILGILTSLLGLKTECELSAMEGMTACMTYYPRACGSLRDKLGAYFLSKMDSTNKKTQAMACQCYGRLPCLGGLLDRGMGAGRAEGWTNQIHCLLASANGLLAQIYQGSEMDGTVQYEGSGVELAFPHLDQSDPLLLLQLQNRYTALCMALKHTLRVDPASAVRLPVRPILNLVCRALAVSSKTINLTGDGSVRMLVLPMIHTNTLEVLSALITVVRSGMVQYTIVLQRLFSQTLSSWAPLHEANLGQQKAYSSVRVSVYRTLELWIQVAGASASILQGSPGHSELLFSQLLSDITPGVDSVKLRAGLSADVVPGGKPGPRRTKPLVIADAGGSSLQRKGDLLANQDTCLSALRALRQIILTSGTLLKDDIHKRLHDVVLPLCVRLQQQQSCSNTACESAVGVSGQYSSALTRRELYRLLLALVLVPSPCWPPPLTCAVSILSKGLTDRNLKVSTFCTEALTICNSLLHPRNLSIALPLPPLTLKPTSTTAVLSSSQGPTPGLTLPTLLGGTAPGPPFTTRHSLSLGPTSLLGSLENHLSLVPGLSSQAPTPGDMILSPHAHHLPDQAGLGPPEGQRPVFVRYDKEEAEDVEISLASDSDDSVVIVPPGMLNMENQQEDTAVATNSQNVASVAPGGSTVTLPGGECVTMIPTTAAPTTVDGASLSNNLATSSPLLTTSTAPISSSVVSLVPPMNSSTLTAPPGSLGDSMPGRPQLQQMLMQPSTPGQPSAMGLPLQLHQLQNQLSQQGRHLHQHQPPTATSEDSAIININSTDEEEEEEDIEDDEELEEEGMDEEDEEEEVSDFAEEEFYDGEEYEDYDEEEGEELEEEEEEEEDGDIPPLEGAEDKAGEVGKEEGKVLQAAVDKGGIAGFSVEGDNEGGIEEIQTNRVLFGEERMKVQEVESIGVLEEARAGEDDESERMDDPTMPQILCVTGGALEKREDTEEQEGGAGGGVIQEEASLWEQEASEIEPTVSSEERTTNQSQQESWAETAQEASVSDNHPCSHQEEQPASAQEGETAAAQPETSTALNTKEQEETNGNRDNKVETELQETKGGGGESDEEEGKGLKRKREEAHKEEEAGQSTEKKKLDDEAMASMLADFVACPPDDEDGASGSNRS